CACAGCATACATGTatgaatataattgaaaacaaatacctaatacCCAAAAAATAAGTACGAGTaactcaattatataataaagttcacttagtaaacattaataattgtttcataaatttgaataaattaatataaataaatattaaataatggtaataactaataacatatcacagaaaatatcaaaattaagtttacaataaattgtgcttaATGAAATGGTAACTTTCAACACGTTTAATCTAGCAATGATTTTGGAAAAAGATTCATTTTAATGTAGTCATCGACAACCTGCAAACAAAtatcgttaaaaattaatactcaTCCTTTGCATATACAATTTGTACTAACCTGTTTTAGTAGTTCAACTGTGATCATTGGATGTTTTAATGTGAAACCagaattattcataaatttactGCCATTCATTTGAATACGATAACCGTTCAAGTGATCTTTGTGAATAAATGGAGATAAAGGAGTGTTATGAACATCAGACTTTGAGCATGCTTCGGCCCACGGCACCGAATGTTTGTCATTCGCTTCGGACGCAATAACATCAAGATCATtcttaaacaaaacattaaaataataataattaaacagaaatataacatttatatattaatgatggtatttttaaatgtaaataacaatagttaataatttaacatacttTACATAAAGATGATAGAACTGAGCCCAGAAACTCGTGTTTAACTCCAAACAATGAGGATACAATTTCAGCTATCATATCTTGTGTGGTCTGACCACAGTCCACTAAATTATAAGTTTCCCCTACAGCGTCTGGTGATTTTAACAAATGCCATATAGCTCTACAAATGTCTTCAACATGTATTGTGTTACAAGACGTACTTCCTTTCCAGAGTATTCGAACAGGCTCTTCCAGTCCACGATACAAAGAACCAATTGCAATAGTTGGTGCTACAATATAAATGttggttaaatatttatactcaaTATCCCATAGGCATAGACATACTGAGTCCAGTTCTGTCACCTATGCCGTACACAATAGCTGGCCGGACAatcgtaaaatttaaattcggaatagttttcatttgtttttctaCTTCATATTTGTACTTTGCAATGGATGTGAGGGGTATTACTTTATCATCTTCTTTAATTGGTCCTTTGTGGTTGGCAGTCAACTGACCTGATGACACTTCGACATAACGTTTTATACCAAACTTGGCAGCAGCACGAGCACAATTCATGCTGAGTTTATAGACTCCCTCTTCATAGATGGTGTCTGGTAAATCAACACGAGTTTCTCCGGCACAATTGATGGCATAATCAAAAAAACCTTCAAAAACATTCTCGCAAGAACCTGGCAAAATTTATGtccacaatttaatttaatatattttatttgatataagtaaatacctaaaataaataacaattttactttGATTTATCAAATTGGCACTGAGAAATTCTACTATGGGAGATTCAAACGCCGCCTTGTGGTCGTCGTTGAGCCAAGCAATTTGTGGTGGCACTTTGTCGACTACTCTCACGGCCGATGCAAGATCGTTGTCCACCAAATATTTGACCAAGTGACGTCCAATAAAGCCACAGCCTGAAACcgtgcaaaaaataaatttaacaaaaaacttaatagaaaaaaataacaaaacaatttaaattacctcCCAAAATCAGTATTCTGTCTTTTGACATGCTGGACGAGTAATGCTACAACTGTTGCTGTGGCGGAGGACAAAACGATTGTTCGAAATCAATATATCCCAGACACTTCCTGTGACCCAGCACTGCAACaggtacacaaatattatatcaattaataaacacACAAGTTAGTTATTACGTTGGTGatatagaaatagaaattcGTACGTGGCGTACCGGTGGCCGTCAGTGATGATCGCATAGTTGTGTCATCTTCCGCCTTCCGGCAAGACGTGTGTGTAAAGGAAATGGTCACTACTCACTGATACGCGCGctcggaataataataaattatgaactattattattataataaaactggGCACTAGCATcccgtcataatatattattatcgtatgatataatatcagatacctacattaaaatattaaattatcattatcgtaATTTGTAATTCGTTGTTGTGTTGTTTGCAGTGAGTGTAATATTAATCatactttaatacttatatttatgtacctatgacaattgacaatatttaggtacattaatatGTGCCCAGTTGTGCACTTGCCACTTGCCACTTGTGCCGAACgtttgtaaaaagtaaaaactaaggCAATAAATCAAACGTCAAACgatatgttattatcattaccaTGTATCAAATGTATTATGCAACGTTGTGCGGCAGGACTAGTTTAGacgtacaagtgtacaacacaACTTTACTCTGGTGCCGCAGTggaaatcacaataataatattattatcaattctgTAATCTGTAATCACATTTCCCACATTCGTGATAGTggtaataatgcataatattatggtattattgttgttctgtggtgttatagaaataatattatgacgtattatgACGGTAGTGTCACtagtctataatttatagtccAGAGTTATTAGTATACCCATGAAAAAAGCTAACTAAAAAACTAGTTCATGGTATACGTTAGCGTTTCTCAATCTGTGGTACGCACAGGGGTGTAGGGTACATGTAAGCAGTGTTAGTAAGCACTGCTTACACTCAAAaaaagaaagtttttttttactaaaatcaagtcaaataagaaataatttatttaataaaagctATCTGCAGTTATTTTTAGGACGCATAACATGTTTAATGGTTTCTGCCACCACCGCCGCAGATGTCCACCACGATTTTAAGCAAAGCGCCATAGGAAggggcacatattattatttattacacagttTGTAAGCATTTTTCATTATGCATACGTGACACTGAACAATGGTTATTTCGGTATAGGACAATCGAATGCAAGTGCGACATACGTCTGTTTATAGCTCtacgttatatatttatatgctttgttattactaataaattattaattgtatccaTGGCACCAAAAATTATTGTAACGCGGCGTATTGGATTGGCAATTTCGCTACATCATTGTCCTAAGATATTCACCCTAGGACCCATCCCTgcatcttataataataataatattatgcatacctgTGAAGTGATACGGATTACCGATATCACGCGGATTATAAGTGAACGTGTACAAAACGTGTAAAACGAACTCAAGATTCAAGAATACTACTTAGCATGAATGGAAACgcataaagtaaaaaaaaaacaatcataattcccatagttaaataatattttttatcgcttgtattaaaatttaaaacgccGTGGCTAAAGGTGCTCAAAAATAAAAGCTATTAACCAAGTCGACTGTGCTTATAATGTACTTTTTACGTTTAATTCACCGAGTGTAGTTGAGGTCCAGATTTGGAGCAAGAGAGGTGTCACGGATCGAGGAAATTCCgcttttgtgtatttttttcacCGTTCCACTGGTTGTGTCCGTttcataattacattataatcaccatgaataaaaatatgcttaatTTTACGACAACTGAGCGTATTACGTGCTCACTcagtacacaatttattatgcGACATCTTTATTAGTATCGGCGTTTGTACCATAACCGTGTAACATGCGTacgtactatgtataatatgctgagtatgttattactaattagtaattagtaattacttatttttatccatcataatacaaatattgcaACACGGCGTATTGGATAGACAATTTCGGTACACCATTGTCGTGCGACTCCCCCTCCCCGcttctactaatattataatatgcgtacctAAGAAGTGATACCGACATCAAGCTGATTTTAAGTGTCCGTCGATcgaca
This portion of the Acyrthosiphon pisum isolate AL4f chromosome A1, pea_aphid_22Mar2018_4r6ur, whole genome shotgun sequence genome encodes:
- the LOC100163931 gene encoding UDP-glucose 4-epimerase 3, with the protein product MSKDRILILGGCGFIGRHLVKYLVDNDLASAVRVVDKVPPQIAWLNDDHKAAFESPIVEFLSANLINQSSCENVFEGFFDYAINCAGETRVDLPDTIYEEGVYKLSMNCARAAAKFGIKRYVEVSSGQLTANHKGPIKEDDKVIPLTSIAKYKYEVEKQMKTIPNLNFTIVRPAIVYGIGDRTGLTPTIAIGSLYRGLEEPVRILWKGSTSCNTIHVEDICRAIWHLLKSPDAVGETYNLVDCGQTTQDMIAEIVSSLFGVKHEFLGSVLSSLCKNDLDVIASEANDKHSVPWAEACSKSDVHNTPLSPFIHKDHLNGYRIQMNGSKFMNNSGFTLKHPMITVELLKQVVDDYIKMNLFPKSLLD